In Topomyia yanbarensis strain Yona2022 chromosome 2, ASM3024719v1, whole genome shotgun sequence, one DNA window encodes the following:
- the LOC131685961 gene encoding E3 ubiquitin-protein ligase Iruka has translation MEALVENSTNPPSRFYCHSCSVEIDRVSSDFTCPYCLEGFIEELPAADRSNNPATPPVPSETDANPNDLINPQAIRLASEIFSNSILSPLLLSTGNGPRGSDSDGTGSLGDDTGEPGAAGATGGGGGPYAMRVLGRHRNRRRGMQNINNLDNILREILISVADGANGGAGGTPMFFMGNPGDYAWGREGLDTIVTQLLNQMDNTGPPPLEKEKIAEIPKVTISAEQVEMKLQCSVCWEDFQIDEVVRRLTCAHVYHESCIIPWLELHGTCPICRKSLAPEQQPDEQRGLAAAANAVAHTLRSLTSDAFPGAAGQLSSAADGDGPSTSSLLVDLGQPLFSFGTGGSSANRGIGGNPIQSRPSGSRSSTLSSAQQQQNSSTHETGPTASSNGSTGEASSSSNNRYRDDDGNIDYEFD, from the exons ATGGAAGCGTTAGTGGAAAATTCGACGAACCCACCATCCCGTTTTTATTGTCACTCTTGCTCAGTGGAAATTGATCGAGTTTCATCG GATTTCACCTGCCCTTACTGTCTGGAAGGGTTTATCGAGGAACTGCCGGCTGCTGATCGAAGTAACAATCCTGCGACGCCACCGGTTCCATCAGAAACGGATGCAAATCCGAATGATTTAATCAACCCACAG GCGATAAGACTAGCTAGTGAAATTTTTAGTAACAGCATTTTGTCGCCGCTATTGCTATCGACCGGGAACGGACCTCGTGGGTCAGATTCCGATGGAACAGGTTCGCTGGGTGATGATACTGGGGAGCCGGGAGCTGCGGGGGCTACTGGTGGCGGAGGAGGTCCATATGCGATGCGAGTACTTGGAAGACATCGCAATCGACGCCGTGGAATGCAGAACATCAACAATCTGGACAACATTTTGCGAGAGATTCTGATCTCCGTTGCGGATGGAGCTAATGGTGGTGCTGGTGGGACACCAATGTTCTTTATGGGTAATCCGGGTGACTATGCTTGGGGTCGGGAAGGACTGGATACCATCGTAACGCAGTTGCTCAACCAAATGGACAACACGGGACCGCCACCGTTGGAGAAGGAAAAGATTGCCGAAATTCCGAAGGTTACGATTAGTGCTGAACAGGTCGAGATGAAACTGCAGTGCTCAGTCTGTTGGGAAGATTTTCAGATTGATGAGGTTGTACGAAGATTGACATGTGCT CACGTATATCATGAATCCTGTATAATTCCCTGGCTGGAATTGCACGGAACGTGTCCCATCTGCCGGAAGAGTTTAGCGCCGGAGCAGCAACCAGACGAGCAGCGAGGCCTAGCAGCGGCTGCCAATGCAGTTGCCCATACGTTAC GTTCTCTAACCTCGGATGCGTTCCCCGGTGCAGCTGGTCAATTGTCATCGGCTGCTGACGGAGATGGACCGTCAACATCTAGTCTACTGGTCGATCTAGGTCAACCGCTGTTTTCATTCGGAACCGGTGGAAGTTCGGCCAACCGAGGAATCGGAGGAAATCCAATACAGTCAAGACCGTCGGGATCCCGATCGTCGACTTTGTCAAGCGCGCAACAGCAGCAAAACAGTTCCACCCATGAGACTGGACCCACAGCCTCCTCAAATGGAAGCACAGGCGAGGCCAGCAGTAGCAGCAACAACAGGTATCGCGATGATGACGGTAATATTGACTACGAGTTTGATTAA